TCTTACGAACGATTGCAATATAACACCCTGGTTCCCTGTAACTGCAACAGTTGCAAAGGCAGTCAGGAACCTTATTCCTACCCTCTGGATAAACTGAAGAAGCGCTTAGATGCTGGTCGGTATAAAATTGAGTGCGAAAATAGCTATGACGAAGTAGATGTCCGAAGATTAATCGATGATGTCAATCTGCAAGTTTCTGGAAGAGAACAGGAACTCACCCCCCGCGTTACACCTTTACAACAAGAACTCTCCCAAGAGAGAGATGAATCTTTAAACCGTCAAAACCTACAACCTAAACTTACCATGAATTACCTCGATTTTCAACTATTAGTGACAGCAGACAAGAAAATTCGCGCTTCCTCAGATCAAGGTGACGATTCGGGCGAATTGCGCTTGGAGATGAACAGAATAAAGCTTACATTAAAACTAATTGAATCTCGACAAACAGATACCGATTTACTCAAAGCATTAGGCGGCGAACTCTACCAAGCACTTTTCCCCCCAAAAATTCACAGCCATTTAAGAGCTACAATAGCAGGCGCAAATGCTCATGGAGACAACGTGCGCCTGCGCTTAACTTTTGAATCTCCAGAACTAGCCGCCCTACCTTGGGAATTTCTCTACGATGAAAGTACTAACACCTTTCTAGGGAATAACACCCAAACCGTACTCTCCCGTTATATTGACGTTCGCCTAGAAAAGCGCGACCTCAAAGCCAAAGCCGCCAGCAAACCGCTAAAAATCCTGTTAGTCATTTCCAGTCCTACTAACTTAACCAAATTAGATGCTGCTGGCGAAGAACGTCTCATCCGCGAAGCCCTAGAAAAACACATCAATGCAGGCGAGATTGAATTAGATGTGCTGCAAGAAGCCACAATTCGCAACATTGACCAAAAATTGTCTGAAAAGCCTTACAATATTTTTCACTTCATCGGTCATGGTGAATTTAAGGACAATAAAGGCTTTATTGCCCTCGTAGATGAAAACAAGAATTCTAAATTATTAGATGAAGTAGGTTTCGCCAACTTGTTTTTAGGCAACCGCAATTTAGGTTTAGCTGTGCTAAATTCCTGTCAAGGTGCAGAACTGTCTTCCAATCAAGCATTTGCAGGTTTATCACCTAACTTAGTCCGGCGCGGTATCCCCGCAGTAGTAGCCATGAAATATTCTATCCTCGACAGCACAGCCAAGCTTTTTGCTGACTATTTCTATCGGTACTTAGCGCTAGGTTTGCCTGTAGATACAGCCATTCAAAAAACTCGCAATGCCATTTCTATTAATGTTGGACTGGATAAACCCGACTTTGCTACACCAGTTCTTTATATGCGAGCGAAGGATGGCATAATTATGAGTGGATTGTAATTAGAAATTTCAGTAGGACTTACGCAGAGCGTCTAAATCTTTAGTCCTAACTGTTAACCTACTTCTTTTTCGCCTTCATCGCCCTAGACTCGACTGTAAATGCTGGAATTTCTTCTAGTTCGGTTTCGCTCAAACTGTATTGTTCGCAAACTAAACTCAGACGAGTTCCAGTAGTTTTCACCGCATTCACAGAATGAGTTAAATCTCCCTGAAAATACACTAGCGTGTTAACCTGCGGTTTAATTTGTCCGACTTGCTGTTTGTAATTTCGCAACACTAATTCTCCACCTTCCAAATGGGGTGGTACTTGCACGTAAAGCACGCTGACAACCATCGGAGGATCGATCGCTTTGCAGTACGATCGCAATGAGCGATCGATATGCGGATCGACGCGAGAACCTTCCTTGAGCAGTAGGGGATTGAGGTAAAAAGCGTTACACGTAGGCTGTAACGCCCGGTCTAGATAAGGTTTGAAGAAGGGAAACCGCTGTTCGACTTCCCCAATGTGCGATCGGTGAAACACCACCGAAAACCCTTTAGTACCAACAAAATCGCGGTTGAGGTTATTAGTAGCAAAATAAGGACA
This is a stretch of genomic DNA from Aerosakkonema funiforme FACHB-1375. It encodes these proteins:
- a CDS encoding 2OG-Fe(II) oxygenase produces the protein MNYYSQQRDAFSINYLNDLRGEILACPYFATNNLNRDFVGTKGFSVVFHRSHIGEVEQRFPFFKPYLDRALQPTCNAFYLNPLLLKEGSRVDPHIDRSLRSYCKAIDPPMVVSVLYVQVPPHLEGGELVLRNYKQQVGQIKPQVNTLVYFQGDLTHSVNAVKTTGTRLSLVCEQYSLSETELEEIPAFTVESRAMKAKKK